A single region of the Streptomyces sp. ITFR-16 genome encodes:
- a CDS encoding helix-turn-helix transcriptional regulator: MDFGPWLARQLKQSGLNQAELAQRIGMTRAAVSAWITGRATPRGETIAKIAEALGTDLGTIHTRTADTLAGLPVSWYHRPGYADGGRDFGNAAAFAFEADVEVLAREATQNSLDERLDRNQPLRVRYTLHELTGEALARFREEIRWDDLLPHYEAAASQDQKVGRVIAAGLRDMYERDRLVLLRVDDYNASGLTGDDYETGRFAAVVRRQLDSHKTTSGAGGSYGLGKATLWATSRLGLVLMNSTLSVPHEGRTERRLIGRLDLPWREVDGRAWAGPAWFGRPDPDADSSDVARSWWADEEKVERLHLTRESDEPGTSFLIVGAHDVASLVEAGSDADSKGIEDDDSVHRMHKRLVQALGRNFWAAMTVGETRRPLLEASVRTLRNGAEVIQEERVDPRTAQPARTRALQAFLDGTTVERLTEDGQVAMSTVTLNVPAPAGGKEKIEHRAVVLVTGADDIDKPNHVVMMRGNRMTVRTARVGDLPVGTDAFQAVLLAGHAAGEDAPGAEEAEVFLRTSEPPEHNKWGQTEELRMLYSPSAYRRIAKLTTDTNKAVRDLVAVPKAKRAGGAERLRKKLTLGGRRAPRPAGRVALPTLEELDAFVDAEGAWCITGEVKIPTGGDSSRPSPVAKLDVRSGPRPVLAWSELVAVHNCEVVDGTLHFAPGARKATFRGTTDVSTHPVQAVFTGLIVELGTDKGSQA, translated from the coding sequence ATGGATTTCGGGCCCTGGCTCGCCCGTCAGCTGAAGCAGTCCGGCCTGAACCAGGCCGAGCTCGCTCAGCGGATCGGCATGACCAGGGCAGCGGTCTCGGCCTGGATCACGGGTCGTGCCACGCCGCGCGGTGAGACCATCGCGAAGATCGCGGAAGCTCTCGGCACCGACCTCGGCACGATCCATACCCGCACCGCAGACACCCTGGCGGGTCTGCCCGTCTCCTGGTACCACCGACCTGGGTACGCCGACGGCGGGCGCGACTTCGGCAACGCCGCCGCCTTCGCCTTCGAGGCCGATGTCGAGGTACTGGCGCGCGAAGCGACGCAGAACAGCCTCGACGAGCGCCTCGACCGCAATCAACCGCTCCGAGTGCGCTACACGCTGCACGAGTTGACGGGCGAGGCCCTGGCCCGGTTCCGTGAGGAGATCCGGTGGGACGATCTCCTTCCGCATTACGAGGCGGCTGCGTCCCAGGACCAGAAGGTCGGACGGGTCATCGCGGCTGGGCTGCGCGACATGTACGAGCGTGATCGGCTGGTTCTTCTGCGCGTCGACGACTACAACGCGTCCGGGCTGACCGGTGACGACTATGAGACCGGCCGGTTCGCCGCAGTGGTGCGCAGGCAGCTCGACAGCCACAAGACGACGAGCGGGGCGGGCGGCTCGTACGGGCTCGGGAAGGCGACGCTCTGGGCGACGAGCCGTCTCGGACTCGTCCTCATGAATTCCACTCTGTCCGTGCCTCACGAGGGACGTACCGAGCGGCGTCTCATCGGCCGGCTCGACCTTCCCTGGCGCGAAGTGGACGGCCGTGCCTGGGCCGGCCCCGCCTGGTTCGGACGTCCCGATCCGGATGCGGACAGTTCGGACGTGGCCCGATCGTGGTGGGCCGACGAGGAGAAGGTCGAGCGCCTTCACCTCACACGGGAGAGCGACGAGCCGGGCACGTCGTTCCTGATCGTGGGCGCCCACGACGTGGCGAGCCTTGTCGAGGCGGGCTCGGACGCCGACAGCAAGGGCATCGAGGACGATGACAGCGTGCACCGGATGCACAAGCGTCTGGTCCAGGCCCTCGGCCGAAACTTCTGGGCGGCCATGACCGTGGGCGAGACGCGACGACCGCTGTTGGAAGCGTCCGTCAGGACGCTCCGCAACGGCGCGGAGGTCATTCAGGAGGAACGGGTCGACCCCCGGACTGCGCAGCCCGCACGTACCCGTGCCCTGCAGGCGTTCCTCGACGGCACGACCGTGGAGCGGCTGACCGAGGACGGCCAGGTAGCCATGTCGACCGTGACGCTCAACGTCCCCGCCCCCGCCGGGGGGAAGGAGAAGATCGAGCATCGGGCTGTCGTCCTCGTGACAGGGGCCGACGACATCGACAAGCCGAACCACGTGGTCATGATGCGAGGCAACCGTATGACCGTCAGGACGGCCCGCGTAGGGGATCTGCCCGTGGGGACCGACGCCTTCCAGGCGGTACTGCTCGCGGGTCACGCCGCCGGTGAGGACGCCCCCGGCGCCGAGGAGGCGGAAGTGTTCCTTCGGACCTCCGAGCCACCCGAGCACAACAAGTGGGGGCAGACGGAGGAGCTACGGATGCTGTACTCGCCGTCCGCGTATCGTCGGATCGCCAAACTCACCACCGACACCAACAAGGCGGTGCGCGACCTCGTCGCCGTGCCCAAGGCGAAACGGGCGGGCGGAGCCGAACGGCTGCGCAAGAAGCTGACGCTCGGCGGCAGGAGGGCGCCTCGGCCCGCCGGCCGGGTGGCCCTGCCGACGCTGGAGGAACTCGACGCCTTCGTCGACGCCGAGGGTGCGTGGTGCATCACGGGAGAAGTGAAGATCCCCACCGGTGGTGATTCCTCGCGACCGAGTCCCGTGGCGAAGCTGGATGTGCGCTCGGGGCCCCGCCCCGTACTGGCATGGTCGGAGCTCGTAGCCGTTCACAATTGTGAAGTGGTCGATGGAACCCTCCACTTCGCGCCGGGCGCCCGCAAGGCGACGTTCAGGGGTACGACCGACGTGTCCACGCACCCCGTTCAGGCTGTATTCACGGGCCTGATCGTGGAACTCGGAACCGACAAGGGGAGCCAGGCATGA
- a CDS encoding DEAD/DEAH box helicase: protein MNHSDVTGISGASPVIQKIVEQSTRVLETYRVDPGLILEHANGERRITQGGYGDRQLFELVQNAADEIAATPGGKVHVVLTATHLYCANEGTPVTPEGAETILRMSVSKKRGGQIGRFGVGVKSILAVTDTPQFFSSSGAFGFDRVWSYEEIRKARGASADEPFEAPVLRMARPLDAEKERVADPVLNALLGWATTVVRLPLLPGAGERLGHDMHDSMNRAEDKREFPARFQLFSHHVGTVILEDTRSMPPIRREITVDHDGYRHTIHEARTGRPDSSSAWKVFTHTHRPTEAARASAGEMHDRGTIDISWAVPEYTGETVLTTPRGRGEFWSFFPTKYPMTLRGALNGAWKTNEDRQNLLDSSPFNQEIIRVAARLVVDSLPHLAPPQDPAAFLPLLPGRTKESETLNWADKYLTEQIWKLAAERPSLPDQDGVLQIPRDIHVHPAPHNKVPLKQEWLHMWSTCPGRPSNWIHPSVEAAEFRAGKVGHILEETKQRRASVREWLEALVTEESVEASAVAIRILAAMIRESSPFAAEARTARIVLTEESGLVAPVVGKVYRRTVQDGLRDGTTYVDPRLSENDSLIGDLNEIGIREADPRGRFIGVLEQGLENYGPQDWTRFWELFHSAGGSRVSGEVTARVADPSSTLFVRTADERFHRMRECLLPGPVVPGDGSRDASIAVDPSFHSDDLQVLREFGMRDRPTHGHRPTNESWFEEYRAAIHDSYCKTLSSNAARPSLSRIKLEGSPVGGPLHLLELLSEEGRAAFVKALPDDSVIDTWTLHVGVQASSRKVIHSPLRWMLRRHGRVSTSQGIVPLADAVGPQLHSYADVLPVADISAEKARKLHLPVLVDEVPAKQWDRLLEQLRDSDDDAFVGRTYVMLTRLEVDFPDQLTRCRVGSAWAAREDNEIAVAASEAEYRALRAEQIPALLTGGPEDAALLVKTWGMLRYSDVISKEIRHVGVGEPVLVQDEFPTLRQRLGPVVNNQRLLRCSELEEVLRTPQGSTTTPLDSALQGTTVLVLDSADRLATLIAADRELRWGLKESGCRAVLDAQARQEADQELQASLRRVRQAVSVEEKLELLIGATALRAGLPPGLLESEPPEPGGGEPSPRRIARLAYNAHGDGVLQVHARDLQLAYPSHAPSSFTGASPAVKFVSEFGFPDSFAGARTPALPPRIEVAGPSEFPRLHDYQERLAAKVFAMLDRFTPQRGMLSLPTGAGKTRVAAEAVIRWIKQVGELSGPILWIAQTEELCEQAVQSWSFVWSKVGAETPLAISRLWTTNEAGPVAERPHLVVATDAKLRVCLGTESYAWLRDASLVIVDEAHVAISPQYTEILALLGLTAHETRRHLLGLTATPFRNTNDAETKRLVQRFGAQRLDDGVFPSGDPYGELQELGMLAKVTHRELLGGTIELTHDEKARADQMSLLSKAAEQRLADDQDRNRRILEEIGAMPDDWPVLVFATSVAHAKFLAAKLKDAGITAASVDSATSTGERRRSIDAFRRGRVRVLTNYGVLTQGFDAPATRAVVITRPTYSPNVYQQMIGRGLRGPGNGGKETCLILNVRDNITNYDKALAFTQFEHLWRAK from the coding sequence TTGAACCACAGCGACGTGACGGGTATTTCGGGTGCCTCGCCCGTCATCCAGAAGATCGTCGAGCAATCGACGCGCGTCCTGGAAACGTACCGTGTGGACCCCGGACTCATCCTGGAGCACGCCAACGGCGAGCGCAGGATCACTCAGGGCGGTTATGGCGACCGCCAGTTGTTCGAGCTCGTCCAGAACGCGGCCGACGAGATCGCCGCCACCCCCGGCGGGAAGGTGCATGTCGTGCTCACCGCGACGCACCTCTACTGCGCGAACGAGGGCACGCCCGTCACCCCCGAGGGCGCCGAGACCATTCTGAGAATGAGCGTCTCGAAGAAACGCGGCGGCCAGATCGGTCGATTTGGTGTCGGCGTGAAATCGATCCTGGCCGTCACGGACACCCCTCAGTTCTTCAGTAGTTCGGGCGCGTTCGGCTTCGACCGTGTGTGGTCGTACGAGGAAATCAGGAAGGCCAGGGGCGCATCCGCCGACGAGCCGTTCGAAGCACCGGTGCTTCGGATGGCTCGGCCGCTGGACGCCGAGAAGGAGCGGGTGGCGGACCCCGTCCTGAACGCCCTGCTCGGCTGGGCCACCACGGTGGTTCGGCTACCGCTCCTTCCCGGGGCTGGCGAGCGGCTCGGCCACGACATGCACGACTCCATGAACAGGGCTGAGGACAAGCGTGAGTTCCCCGCCCGGTTCCAGCTGTTCTCCCACCACGTCGGGACCGTGATCCTCGAGGACACCCGGTCCATGCCGCCGATCCGCCGCGAGATCACGGTCGACCACGACGGCTACCGGCACACGATCCACGAGGCCCGCACCGGCCGGCCGGATTCCAGTTCCGCGTGGAAGGTGTTCACACACACCCATCGACCGACCGAGGCTGCCCGCGCGAGCGCCGGCGAGATGCACGACCGGGGCACCATCGATATTTCGTGGGCCGTGCCCGAATACACGGGTGAGACCGTGCTCACCACTCCCCGGGGCCGGGGAGAGTTCTGGTCATTCTTCCCGACGAAGTATCCGATGACGCTGCGGGGGGCGCTCAACGGCGCCTGGAAGACGAACGAGGACCGGCAGAACCTCCTGGATTCCAGCCCGTTCAACCAGGAGATCATTCGTGTCGCCGCCCGACTCGTGGTCGACTCCTTGCCGCATCTGGCTCCTCCGCAGGACCCGGCCGCCTTTCTCCCGCTGCTTCCCGGCCGGACCAAGGAATCGGAGACGTTGAACTGGGCCGACAAATATCTGACGGAACAGATCTGGAAGCTGGCGGCCGAGCGTCCGTCGCTCCCCGACCAGGACGGTGTGCTGCAGATCCCGCGTGACATTCACGTGCACCCTGCCCCGCACAACAAGGTGCCGCTCAAGCAGGAGTGGCTGCATATGTGGAGCACGTGTCCCGGACGGCCGTCGAACTGGATCCACCCCTCCGTCGAGGCCGCCGAGTTCCGCGCGGGCAAGGTCGGGCACATCCTGGAGGAGACCAAGCAACGCCGCGCGTCCGTACGCGAATGGCTGGAGGCGCTGGTGACCGAGGAATCGGTCGAGGCCTCCGCGGTCGCGATCCGCATCCTCGCCGCCATGATCCGCGAGTCCTCCCCCTTCGCGGCCGAGGCGCGGACGGCCCGAATCGTTCTGACCGAGGAAAGCGGGCTGGTCGCTCCCGTCGTGGGCAAGGTCTATCGCCGAACGGTGCAGGACGGCCTGCGCGACGGGACGACGTACGTCGACCCCAGGCTGTCGGAGAACGACTCCCTGATCGGCGACCTCAACGAGATCGGGATTCGCGAGGCGGACCCCCGGGGCCGTTTCATCGGTGTGCTGGAACAGGGCCTGGAGAACTACGGACCGCAGGACTGGACCCGCTTCTGGGAGCTGTTCCACAGCGCGGGCGGCAGCCGGGTCAGCGGTGAAGTGACCGCCCGGGTGGCCGATCCGTCGAGCACCCTGTTCGTCCGAACCGCCGACGAGCGGTTCCACCGGATGCGCGAGTGTCTGCTTCCGGGCCCGGTGGTGCCGGGGGACGGTTCCCGGGACGCATCGATCGCCGTTGATCCGTCCTTCCACTCGGACGACCTGCAGGTGCTGCGCGAGTTCGGCATGCGGGACAGGCCCACGCACGGGCACAGGCCGACGAACGAGTCATGGTTCGAGGAATACCGCGCCGCGATCCATGACAGTTACTGCAAGACGTTGAGCAGCAACGCCGCGCGGCCCAGCCTCTCCCGGATCAAGCTGGAGGGCTCCCCCGTCGGTGGTCCCCTGCACCTCCTGGAGCTGCTGTCGGAAGAGGGCCGAGCAGCTTTCGTCAAGGCCCTGCCCGATGACAGCGTCATCGATACCTGGACCCTACACGTGGGGGTCCAGGCCTCCTCGCGCAAGGTGATCCACTCGCCTCTGCGCTGGATGCTGCGCCGCCACGGACGCGTGTCGACCTCGCAGGGCATCGTCCCGCTTGCCGACGCCGTCGGCCCGCAACTGCACTCCTATGCCGACGTCCTGCCCGTGGCCGACATCAGCGCGGAGAAGGCACGCAAGCTCCACCTGCCCGTCCTGGTCGACGAGGTCCCCGCCAAGCAGTGGGACCGGCTTCTGGAGCAGTTGCGGGACAGCGACGACGACGCCTTCGTCGGGCGCACCTACGTGATGTTGACCCGTCTCGAAGTCGACTTCCCGGATCAGCTCACCCGCTGCCGTGTGGGGTCGGCATGGGCTGCCCGCGAGGACAACGAGATCGCCGTGGCGGCGAGCGAGGCCGAGTACCGGGCGCTGCGTGCCGAGCAGATCCCGGCCCTGTTGACCGGTGGGCCGGAGGACGCGGCACTGCTGGTCAAGACATGGGGGATGCTGCGCTACTCCGACGTCATAAGCAAGGAGATCCGGCACGTCGGGGTCGGCGAGCCCGTTCTCGTGCAGGACGAGTTCCCCACGCTCCGCCAGCGGTTGGGTCCGGTGGTGAACAACCAGCGACTGCTGCGCTGTTCGGAACTGGAAGAAGTACTTCGGACTCCTCAGGGCAGCACCACGACCCCTCTCGACAGCGCGTTGCAGGGCACGACCGTTCTGGTGCTGGATTCTGCGGATCGCCTTGCGACACTGATCGCGGCAGATCGCGAACTGCGCTGGGGACTGAAGGAGTCGGGGTGCCGAGCCGTCCTCGACGCGCAGGCCCGGCAGGAGGCGGACCAGGAGCTTCAGGCATCGCTACGACGCGTCCGACAGGCGGTCAGCGTCGAGGAGAAGTTGGAGTTGCTCATCGGTGCGACAGCGCTCCGTGCAGGTCTTCCCCCGGGGCTGTTGGAGAGCGAGCCGCCGGAGCCGGGAGGCGGCGAACCGTCCCCGCGTCGCATCGCTCGCCTGGCCTACAACGCCCATGGCGACGGTGTGCTCCAGGTGCATGCCCGGGATCTGCAGCTCGCCTATCCGAGCCATGCCCCTTCCAGCTTCACCGGGGCTTCGCCGGCGGTGAAGTTCGTCTCCGAGTTCGGCTTCCCCGACTCCTTCGCCGGTGCGCGAACGCCCGCGCTCCCGCCACGGATCGAGGTCGCCGGCCCGTCGGAGTTCCCTCGACTGCACGACTACCAGGAGCGGCTCGCGGCGAAGGTCTTCGCCATGCTGGATCGCTTCACTCCTCAGCGCGGCATGCTCTCCCTGCCCACAGGGGCGGGCAAGACGCGGGTGGCCGCCGAGGCCGTCATCCGCTGGATCAAGCAGGTCGGTGAGCTGAGCGGCCCCATTCTCTGGATCGCGCAGACCGAGGAACTCTGCGAACAGGCCGTACAGAGCTGGAGCTTCGTCTGGTCGAAGGTGGGGGCGGAGACCCCTCTGGCGATCAGCAGGCTCTGGACGACCAACGAGGCCGGCCCTGTCGCCGAGCGCCCGCACCTCGTCGTCGCCACGGATGCCAAACTCCGTGTTTGCCTGGGGACCGAGAGCTACGCCTGGCTCCGTGACGCGAGCCTGGTCATCGTCGACGAGGCCCATGTCGCCATCTCGCCCCAGTACACCGAGATCCTCGCGCTCCTGGGGTTGACGGCCCATGAGACACGACGCCATCTGCTGGGTCTCACGGCGACGCCGTTCCGCAACACCAATGACGCGGAGACCAAACGCCTGGTCCAACGGTTCGGGGCCCAACGACTCGATGACGGGGTCTTCCCGTCGGGCGATCCGTACGGGGAGCTCCAGGAACTCGGCATGCTGGCGAAGGTCACCCACCGGGAGCTCCTCGGCGGCACGATCGAGCTGACCCATGACGAGAAGGCCCGGGCCGATCAGATGAGCCTGCTGTCGAAGGCCGCAGAGCAACGTCTCGCCGATGACCAGGACCGCAACAGGCGCATCCTGGAGGAGATCGGCGCCATGCCGGACGACTGGCCTGTCCTGGTCTTCGCCACATCCGTCGCACACGCCAAGTTCCTGGCCGCGAAGCTCAAGGACGCGGGCATTACCGCCGCATCCGTGGATTCGGCCACCTCCACGGGCGAGCGCAGGAGGAGTATCGACGCCTTCCGCCGCGGTCGGGTACGGGTGCTGACGAACTACGGGGTCCTAACACAGGGGTTCGACGCGCCGGCGACCAGGGCTGTCGTCATCACCCGCCCGACGTACAGTCCGAACGTCTACCAACAGATGATCGGTCGCGGACTTCGTGGCCCCGGTAACGGGGGCAAGGAGACGTGTCTGATTCTCAACGTCCGGGACAACATCACGAACTATGACAAGGCGCTTGCCTTTACCCAGTTCGAACACCTGTGGAGGGCCAAGTGA